One segment of uncultured Jannaschia sp. DNA contains the following:
- a CDS encoding magnesium chelatase subunit D: MTAARWASAVRAARCFAADPVGLGGLHLRARASDARDAWLSVFNEDAPVAARLHPDMSDEALFGGLDLAATLKTGRPVRRGGVLDRHDLAILTMAERAPPGLAARLGQALDGRRVGLLALDEGVEDEALAPALSDRMAMRVDLDGLRPADRPAPAPLDPSDPVTTDLARARLAATAAALGIASIRPVIQALRVAGASAALDGRALAEADLIFATAVSLLPRATTLPAPPPEPDLPEDAPDPAEAPPPDPSTLPADAELTVEAALALLPPDLLARIAAGLTPRASGIGAGAVRRGTRRGRPLPSRPGRLDGQARIDLVATLRAAAPWQRMRGGGPGQPVAVRSSDIHLKRYETRSDRLIVFAVDASGSSALGRLAEAKGAVELLLAEAYARRDHVALIAFRGEAAHLLLPPTRSLVRTKRELAALPGGGGTPLAAGLRDGLTLAHQARGRGMDPALVVLTDGRPNIALSGDAARTEALADANAMAAAIRAHRLPAVVIDTGTRPTPALADLAARMGAACRPLPRADAHGLSRIVADTV, from the coding sequence GTGACCGCCGCGCGCTGGGCCAGCGCGGTCCGCGCGGCACGGTGCTTCGCCGCCGATCCCGTCGGCCTCGGCGGCCTGCATCTCCGGGCCCGGGCGTCGGATGCGCGCGACGCCTGGCTCTCCGTTTTCAACGAAGACGCTCCTGTGGCCGCGCGCCTTCATCCCGACATGTCCGACGAAGCACTGTTCGGCGGGCTCGACCTCGCCGCGACGCTGAAGACGGGGCGGCCTGTGCGACGGGGCGGCGTGCTCGACCGGCACGATCTCGCGATACTGACCATGGCCGAGCGCGCGCCCCCCGGCCTCGCCGCGCGACTCGGACAGGCGCTCGACGGGCGCCGGGTCGGCCTGCTCGCGCTCGACGAGGGAGTCGAGGACGAGGCGCTGGCCCCCGCCCTGTCGGACCGCATGGCGATGCGCGTGGATCTCGACGGGCTCCGGCCCGCCGACAGGCCCGCGCCGGCACCGCTCGATCCGTCCGATCCCGTCACGACCGATCTGGCGCGCGCACGGCTCGCGGCGACGGCTGCGGCCCTCGGGATCGCGTCGATCCGACCTGTGATCCAGGCGCTGCGCGTGGCCGGGGCGTCGGCGGCGCTGGACGGACGTGCATTGGCCGAGGCGGATCTGATCTTTGCCACCGCCGTCAGCCTCCTGCCCCGCGCCACGACGCTCCCGGCCCCGCCCCCCGAACCCGACCTCCCCGAAGATGCGCCCGACCCCGCCGAGGCACCGCCGCCCGACCCGAGCACGCTGCCCGCCGATGCGGAGCTGACGGTCGAGGCGGCGCTGGCCCTGCTGCCGCCCGATCTCCTGGCGCGGATCGCCGCGGGACTGACGCCGCGCGCCTCCGGGATCGGGGCCGGCGCCGTACGGCGTGGCACCCGGCGCGGGCGTCCCCTGCCGTCACGGCCCGGACGGCTGGACGGCCAGGCGCGGATCGACCTCGTGGCGACACTGCGCGCGGCGGCTCCGTGGCAGCGGATGCGCGGCGGCGGCCCCGGGCAGCCCGTCGCGGTGCGATCCTCCGACATTCATCTGAAGCGATACGAGACGCGGTCGGACCGGTTGATCGTGTTCGCCGTGGATGCCTCGGGCTCCTCGGCGCTCGGACGGCTGGCCGAGGCCAAGGGCGCGGTCGAGCTGCTGCTGGCCGAGGCCTATGCCCGCCGCGACCACGTCGCGTTGATTGCCTTCCGAGGCGAGGCGGCGCATCTCCTGCTGCCGCCGACGCGCAGCCTCGTGCGGACCAAGCGCGAGCTGGCCGCGCTGCCCGGTGGCGGCGGCACGCCCCTGGCCGCGGGACTGCGCGACGGGCTGACGCTGGCCCACCAGGCGCGCGGGCGCGGCATGGACCCGGCGCTGGTGGTACTGACCGACGGGCGGCCGAACATCGCGCTTTCTGGCGACGCCGCCCGGACGGAGGCGCTGGCGGATGCTAACGCCATGGCGGCGGCAATCCGGGCGCATCGTCTGCCCGCGGTGGTGATCGACACTGGCACCCGCCCGACCCCGGCGCTGGCGGACCTCGCGGCGCGGATGGGCGCGGCCTGCCGCCCGCTGCCTCGCGCGGACGCCCATGGGCTCAGCCGGATCGTGGCGGATACGGTGTGA
- the bchI gene encoding magnesium chelatase ATPase subunit I, producing MSAAFPFAAIVGQDEMKTAMILTAIDPGIGGVLVFGDRGTGKSTAVRALSGLLPPLEMVENCPVNSARPEDVPDWARAGTAMVIRPTPVVDLPLGVTEDRVTGALDIEAALTRGEKAFQPGLLARANRGYLYIDEINLLEDHVVDLLLDVAQSGENVVEREGLSIRHPARFVLVGSGNPEEGELRPQLLDRFGLSVEVISPTDIDDRIEVVKRRDRYDRDQSGFAQDWADAQDALRNRIVAARAALPGTNASDATLRDCAALCIALGSDGLRGELTLLRAARALAAFDGVPEATRDHVRQVAPMALRHRLRRDPLDEAGSTSRVARAAEEVLT from the coding sequence ATGAGTGCGGCCTTTCCCTTCGCGGCGATCGTCGGACAGGACGAGATGAAGACCGCGATGATCCTGACCGCCATCGACCCCGGCATCGGCGGCGTCCTCGTCTTCGGCGACCGCGGCACCGGCAAGTCGACCGCCGTGCGCGCCTTGTCGGGCCTGCTGCCGCCGCTCGAGATGGTCGAGAACTGCCCGGTCAATTCCGCCCGACCCGAAGACGTGCCCGACTGGGCCCGCGCAGGCACGGCGATGGTCATCCGCCCGACCCCGGTGGTCGACCTGCCCCTCGGCGTCACCGAGGACCGGGTGACCGGCGCCCTCGATATCGAGGCGGCGCTGACCCGCGGCGAGAAGGCGTTCCAGCCGGGCCTGCTCGCGCGGGCCAATCGCGGCTATCTCTATATCGACGAGATCAACCTTCTCGAGGATCACGTGGTCGACCTGCTGCTCGACGTGGCCCAGTCGGGCGAGAACGTCGTCGAGCGCGAGGGCCTGTCGATCCGGCACCCCGCCCGCTTCGTGCTCGTCGGCTCCGGCAACCCCGAAGAGGGCGAGCTTCGGCCGCAGCTTCTGGACCGGTTCGGTCTCTCGGTCGAAGTGATCTCGCCCACGGATATCGACGACCGGATCGAGGTGGTGAAGCGCCGCGACCGCTATGATCGCGACCAGAGCGGCTTCGCGCAGGACTGGGCGGATGCGCAGGACGCGCTGCGCAACCGGATCGTCGCCGCCCGCGCCGCCCTGCCAGGCACGAACGCCTCGGACGCGACGCTGCGCGACTGCGCGGCGCTTTGCATCGCACTGGGCTCGGACGGGCTCAGGGGGGAGTTGACGCTGCTCCGGGCGGCCCGTGCGCTCGCGGCCTTCGATGGCGTCCCAGAGGCGACGCGCGACCACGTCCGACAGGTTGCGCCGATGGCGCTGCGCCACCGCCTGCGCCGCGATCCGCTGGACGAGGCCGGGTCCACCTCGCGGGTCGCGCGCGCCGCGGAGGAGGTGCTGACGTGA
- the crtA gene encoding spheroidene monooxygenase, protein MTDPRPRHRGRTTIPTVTLTLHRFGPVRDRLWALAQMGLARRPLARLPGLDFWKLMGSGTGEGFTPVPNTAVWAILCVWDDDGAAEAGLESDVFARWAARAAEVCTLRMDPISARGVWSGRAPFGPGRAAPVGPLAALTRASVRPRNLMRFWRRVPDISARIGDDPSVRLKIGVGEVPLLHQVTFSVWPDADSMTRFARNSGPHAAAIKAVRDGDWFAEELYARFAISDAKGQWQGRPIGDILAPPAPA, encoded by the coding sequence GTGACCGACCCACGACCACGACACCGGGGACGAACGACCATTCCGACCGTCACGCTTACACTTCACCGATTCGGCCCCGTTCGGGATCGGCTCTGGGCGCTTGCGCAGATGGGTCTGGCCCGTCGCCCGCTCGCCCGCCTGCCCGGCCTCGACTTCTGGAAGCTCATGGGCTCCGGAACGGGCGAGGGCTTCACCCCCGTGCCGAATACCGCCGTCTGGGCGATCCTCTGCGTCTGGGACGACGATGGTGCGGCTGAGGCGGGCCTCGAGAGCGACGTCTTCGCGCGCTGGGCCGCCCGCGCCGCCGAGGTCTGCACCCTCAGGATGGATCCGATCTCGGCGCGGGGCGTCTGGTCGGGCCGGGCGCCCTTCGGCCCCGGCCGGGCCGCACCGGTCGGCCCGCTCGCCGCGCTCACCCGCGCGAGCGTGCGCCCCCGGAACCTGATGCGCTTCTGGCGCCGCGTGCCCGACATCTCGGCGCGAATCGGCGACGACCCCTCCGTCCGCCTCAAGATCGGCGTGGGCGAGGTGCCGCTTCTCCACCAGGTGACCTTCTCGGTCTGGCCCGATGCCGATTCCATGACGCGCTTCGCCCGCAACTCCGGCCCCCACGCCGCCGCCATCAAGGCCGTGCGCGACGGCGACTGGTTCGCCGAGGAACTCTATGCCCGCTTCGCGATCTCGGACGCGAAGGGCCAGTGGCAGGGGCGGCCCATCGGCGACATCCTCGCTCCGCCGGCCCCGGCATGA
- a CDS encoding phytoene desaturase, whose translation MTRHERIDGAGPHAVVIGAGLGGLAATMRLGAKGWRVTVVDKLDMPGGRASSITMDGHRFDLGPTIVTAPEVFRRLFSDCGRDFDTAVDLRPLDPFYRITWPDGSHLDTFAGDAAMEAEIARVSPGDVAGWRRFLEAAERRFVVGYEGMLTKPMHRLWETVKVLPEFAWLRADRSILGLARKHVKDERLRMALSFHPLFIGGDPARVTSMYALVSHLEKTQGVHYAMGGVGAMADAMAGVVDDQGGLLRLGAEVDRILQDDAGRARGVRLTGGEEIAADIVVSNADAGHTYARLLKGTRKRWTTAKLDRSRWSMGLFVWYFGTEGTRGMWPDAGHHTILSGPRYEGLLRDIFRRGHLAEDMSLYVHRPSVTDPTAAPEGGDTFYALSPVPHLGHANPVDWAAEAESYRAKVQAVLEERLLPGLGDQVTAQMTLTPEDFRDRYLSPHGCGFSIEPRILQSAWFRPHNLSEEVPGLYLVGAGTHPGAGLPGVVASAEVVEQIVPPVPVRVAAE comes from the coding sequence ATGACACGTCACGAACGGATCGACGGCGCAGGCCCCCATGCGGTCGTGATCGGGGCGGGGCTGGGCGGACTGGCCGCCACGATGCGACTCGGAGCCAAGGGATGGCGCGTCACGGTGGTCGACAAGCTCGACATGCCGGGCGGCCGTGCCAGCAGCATCACGATGGACGGGCACCGCTTTGACCTCGGGCCGACGATCGTCACGGCGCCCGAAGTGTTCCGCCGCCTGTTTTCCGATTGTGGACGCGATTTCGACACGGCGGTCGATCTGCGTCCGCTCGATCCCTTCTACCGCATCACCTGGCCCGACGGGTCGCATCTCGACACCTTCGCGGGTGATGCGGCGATGGAGGCCGAGATCGCGCGCGTCTCGCCCGGTGACGTGGCGGGCTGGCGGCGGTTTCTCGAGGCCGCCGAGCGGCGTTTCGTGGTCGGGTACGAGGGCATGCTGACCAAGCCCATGCACCGGCTCTGGGAGACGGTGAAGGTGCTGCCGGAATTCGCGTGGCTGCGGGCGGATCGCTCGATCCTCGGGCTGGCGCGCAAGCATGTGAAGGATGAACGGCTGCGGATGGCGCTGTCGTTCCACCCGCTCTTCATCGGCGGCGATCCGGCGCGCGTGACGTCGATGTATGCGCTGGTGAGCCACCTGGAGAAGACGCAGGGCGTGCATTACGCGATGGGCGGAGTCGGCGCGATGGCCGATGCCATGGCCGGTGTCGTCGACGACCAGGGCGGTCTCCTGCGGCTGGGCGCCGAGGTGGACCGGATCCTGCAGGATGATGCGGGCCGCGCGAGGGGCGTGCGGCTGACCGGCGGCGAGGAGATCGCGGCCGACATCGTCGTCTCGAACGCCGATGCGGGCCATACCTACGCGCGGCTGCTCAAGGGCACGCGCAAGCGGTGGACCACGGCGAAGCTCGACCGCAGCCGGTGGTCCATGGGTCTCTTCGTTTGGTATTTCGGGACCGAAGGCACGCGCGGGATGTGGCCCGATGCGGGGCACCATACGATCCTGTCGGGCCCGCGCTACGAAGGTCTTCTGCGCGACATCTTCCGGCGCGGGCACCTGGCCGAGGATATGAGCCTTTACGTCCACCGACCGTCCGTGACCGATCCGACGGCGGCGCCCGAAGGCGGCGACACGTTCTACGCGCTGAGTCCGGTGCCGCATTTGGGGCATGCAAACCCGGTCGACTGGGCCGCCGAGGCCGAGAGTTACCGCGCGAAGGTGCAGGCGGTACTGGAGGAGCGGCTCTTGCCGGGGCTGGGCGATCAAGTCACCGCGCAGATGACGCTGACGCCCGAGGATTTTCGCGACCGCTATCTCTCGCCCCATGGCTGCGGCTTCTCGATCGAGCCGCGCATCCTGCAATCCGCGTGGTTCCGGCCCCACAACCTTTCGGAGGAGGTGCCGGGGCTTTACCTCGTGGGCGCGGGCACGCATCCCGGCGCGGGACTTCCGGGTGTCGTCGCCTCGGCCGAGGTGGTCGAGCAGATCGTGCCGCCGGTCCCCGTCCGCGTGGCCGCCGAATGA
- the crtB gene encoding 15-cis-phytoene synthase, with the protein MSAPAPASAQADMDHCREAIRTGSLSFHAASRLLPRSVRDPALALYAFCRLADDAVDEVAEKGPAVLELRDRLDLAFAGRPKDAPADRAFARVIEAFDMPRALPEALLEGLAWDATDRRYATLSELRGYSARVASAVGAMMCVLMRVRDADALARACDLGVAMQLTNIARDVGEDARAGRLYLPTEWLDAAGVEAEAFLADPRFTPEIAGIVRRLLAEARRLYDRSEAGVAALPVAVRPGILAARHIYDGIGGSIRRAGHDSITIRARTSKAQKLGWVAQATMQAGLVTLLPRSAILHAKPLDEVAFLVHAAADPRPARGGWSEELTAVFAQLAAHDRPDGARGT; encoded by the coding sequence ATGAGCGCGCCCGCACCCGCCTCGGCGCAGGCCGACATGGATCACTGCCGCGAGGCGATCCGCACCGGCTCGCTGTCCTTCCATGCCGCCTCGCGCTTGCTGCCACGGTCGGTCCGCGATCCGGCGCTGGCGCTCTATGCGTTCTGTCGGCTTGCCGACGATGCGGTGGACGAAGTGGCCGAGAAAGGCCCCGCGGTGCTGGAGTTGCGCGACCGGCTTGACCTCGCATTCGCGGGTCGCCCCAAGGACGCGCCCGCCGACCGCGCCTTTGCGCGCGTGATCGAGGCGTTCGACATGCCCCGCGCGCTGCCGGAGGCCCTTCTCGAAGGGCTGGCCTGGGACGCGACCGACCGGCGATATGCCACCCTGTCCGAACTGCGCGGCTATTCGGCCCGCGTGGCCAGCGCGGTGGGGGCCATGATGTGCGTCCTGATGCGGGTGCGCGACGCCGATGCGCTGGCGCGGGCCTGCGATCTGGGCGTCGCGATGCAGCTCACCAACATTGCGCGCGACGTGGGCGAGGATGCTCGCGCCGGACGGCTCTACCTGCCGACCGAATGGCTTGATGCGGCAGGGGTGGAGGCCGAAGCCTTCCTCGCCGATCCGCGCTTCACCCCCGAGATCGCCGGGATCGTCCGCCGCCTGCTGGCCGAGGCGCGGCGGCTCTACGACCGGTCCGAGGCGGGGGTGGCCGCGCTGCCGGTCGCGGTGCGTCCGGGCATCCTCGCCGCGCGGCACATCTATGACGGGATCGGCGGGTCGATCCGGCGCGCGGGCCATGACAGCATCACCATCCGGGCCCGCACCTCGAAGGCACAGAAGCTGGGCTGGGTCGCGCAGGCCACGATGCAGGCCGGTCTCGTAACTCTGCTGCCGCGGTCGGCGATCCTGCATGCCAAACCCCTCGACGAGGTGGCCTTCCTCGTCCATGCCGCCGCCGACCCGCGCCCCGCGCGCGGCGGCTGGAGCGAAGAGCTCACCGCGGTCTTCGCCCAACTTGCGGCCCATGATCGGCCCGACGGCGCGCGGGGCACCTGA
- a CDS encoding TspO/MBR family protein, which yields MDWTLFPIFLAACGAAAATGAMFQPGAWYDDLSKPGWTPPNWVFPVVWTYIYVALAVAASRVAGLEGSQYAMAFWAMQIAFNTLWTPVFFGLRRMRAALVVIAGLWVAVAGLLWSLWSLDAVSFWIVAPYILWTTVAGALNASVARRNPTYA from the coding sequence ATGGACTGGACCCTCTTTCCGATTTTCCTCGCCGCCTGCGGGGCGGCTGCCGCGACCGGCGCGATGTTCCAGCCGGGCGCGTGGTATGACGACCTGTCGAAACCCGGCTGGACGCCGCCGAACTGGGTCTTTCCCGTCGTCTGGACCTATATCTACGTGGCACTCGCCGTGGCGGCCTCACGGGTCGCGGGGCTCGAAGGATCGCAATACGCGATGGCCTTCTGGGCGATGCAGATCGCATTCAACACGCTCTGGACGCCGGTGTTCTTCGGCCTGCGCCGGATGCGCGCCGCACTCGTGGTAATCGCGGGGCTCTGGGTGGCCGTGGCGGGCCTTCTCTGGTCGCTCTGGTCGCTCGACGCGGTCTCGTTCTGGATCGTGGCGCCCTATATCCTCTGGACGACCGTGGCCGGCGCGCTGAACGCGTCCGTGGCGCGTCGGAACCCGACCTACGCCTGA
- a CDS encoding ATP-binding cassette domain-containing protein produces MRLDDVQLRLGAFDLAADVTFETGRITAVMGASGSGKSTLLAAIAGFLDPAAGRILIADRDITNLSPGDRPLSILFQDQNLFPHLTVAQNVGMGLRPDLRLSRDQIARRDAVLADVGLAGFGDRRPRDLSGGQQGRAALARALLRDRPWLLLDEPFGALGPALRHEMLDLLAETAAARDISVLMVTHDPDDARRIAQQTAVIADGRVIAPAATDALFAAPTPELRAYLGQA; encoded by the coding sequence ATGCGACTTGACGATGTGCAACTCCGGCTCGGAGCGTTCGACCTCGCCGCCGACGTCACCTTCGAGACCGGCCGGATCACGGCGGTGATGGGTGCCAGCGGGTCGGGCAAGTCGACCCTGCTCGCGGCCATCGCCGGGTTCCTCGACCCCGCCGCCGGGCGCATCCTGATCGCGGATCGCGACATCACGAACCTGTCGCCGGGCGACCGCCCGCTCTCGATCCTGTTTCAGGACCAGAACCTCTTCCCGCATCTTACCGTCGCGCAGAATGTCGGGATGGGCCTGCGGCCCGACCTGCGCCTGTCACGCGATCAGATCGCGCGGCGCGACGCGGTGCTTGCGGATGTCGGTCTGGCGGGTTTCGGGGATCGCCGTCCGCGCGATCTCTCGGGCGGGCAGCAGGGGCGCGCAGCGCTGGCCCGCGCGCTGCTCCGCGATCGGCCGTGGCTTCTTCTCGACGAGCCCTTTGGCGCGCTCGGCCCTGCGCTGCGCCACGAGATGCTGGACCTTTTGGCCGAGACCGCTGCCGCGCGGGATATCTCGGTGCTGATGGTGACGCACGACCCGGACGATGCGCGCCGCATCGCGCAGCAGACGGCCGTGATCGCCGATGGCCGCGTCATCGCGCCCGCGGCAACCGACGCGCTGTTCGCGGCACCGACCCCCGAACTCCGGGCCTATCTGGGTCAGGCGTAG
- a CDS encoding thiamine/thiamine pyrophosphate ABC transporter permease ThiP translates to MAAALLLPLGAVAWRAEGWAGLRASDWAALRFTLAQAAISAALSVLLAIPVARALARRAFPGRGAVVLLLGAPFILPVIVAVLGLVAVFGRAGVVNTGLGWIGVNPVSIYGPHGIVLAHVFFNMPLATRLILQGWQAVPGERLRLAASLGFTPADMLRRIEVPMLRAVVPGIFVVIFLICTTSFAVALALGGGPRATTVELAIYQAFRFDFDLGRAAILGALQFALGIAAAILSLRLALPSGFGAGLDRVTPRWDASTGSLRIQDGAAIALACLFLLLPMALVLGEGVFHVARLPDIVWWAALRSLLIAVAAALLTLALAVPMALAATAPRGAWIETVGNLSIAASPLVLGTGLYILLLPIANPVALALPVTAGVNVVLALPFALRALIPAVGDLRRDYGRLSASLGLTGLTWLRRVGLPRLRRPLGFAGGLTAALAAGDLGVIALFSSPDRATLPLVLYQLMGSYRIEEAKAAAVLLVGLSLGLFWLFERGSRDAT, encoded by the coding sequence GTGGCGGCGGCGCTCCTTCTGCCGCTGGGCGCAGTCGCGTGGCGGGCCGAGGGCTGGGCGGGCCTGCGCGCCTCGGACTGGGCCGCGTTGCGCTTCACGCTGGCGCAAGCCGCGATCTCGGCCGCACTTTCGGTGCTGCTGGCGATCCCGGTGGCGCGCGCTCTGGCCCGCCGGGCCTTTCCGGGACGCGGAGCGGTGGTCCTCTTGCTGGGCGCGCCCTTCATCTTACCGGTGATCGTCGCCGTGCTGGGGCTCGTCGCCGTGTTCGGGAGGGCCGGCGTAGTGAACACGGGCCTCGGCTGGATCGGGGTGAACCCGGTCTCGATCTACGGGCCGCACGGCATCGTGCTGGCCCATGTCTTCTTCAACATGCCCCTCGCCACGCGCCTGATCCTTCAGGGCTGGCAGGCCGTCCCGGGCGAGCGGCTGCGGCTGGCCGCATCGCTCGGTTTCACGCCCGCCGACATGCTCCGGCGGATCGAGGTGCCGATGCTGCGGGCCGTGGTGCCCGGCATCTTCGTCGTCATCTTCCTGATCTGCACCACGTCCTTCGCCGTGGCGCTCGCCTTGGGCGGCGGGCCTCGCGCCACGACCGTCGAGCTGGCGATCTACCAGGCCTTCCGCTTCGATTTCGACCTCGGGCGCGCGGCGATCCTCGGGGCGCTTCAATTCGCGCTCGGTATCGCGGCGGCGATCCTGTCGCTGCGGCTCGCCCTGCCCTCGGGCTTCGGCGCGGGCCTCGACAGGGTGACGCCGCGCTGGGACGCTTCGACCGGTTCGCTCCGCATCCAGGACGGGGCGGCGATCGCGCTCGCCTGCCTGTTCCTCCTTCTGCCGATGGCGCTGGTGCTGGGCGAAGGCGTCTTCCACGTCGCCCGGCTGCCGGATATCGTCTGGTGGGCCGCGCTCAGATCACTCCTCATCGCAGTTGCGGCCGCGCTCCTTACGCTGGCGCTGGCGGTGCCGATGGCACTTGCGGCGACGGCCCCGCGCGGCGCGTGGATCGAGACGGTGGGCAACCTCTCGATCGCGGCCTCGCCCCTCGTCCTCGGGACAGGCCTCTACATTCTCCTGCTCCCGATCGCGAACCCGGTGGCACTCGCCCTGCCTGTGACCGCCGGGGTCAACGTTGTGCTGGCGCTGCCCTTCGCGCTTCGGGCGTTGATCCCGGCGGTCGGCGATCTCAGGCGCGACTACGGCCGGCTCTCGGCCTCGCTCGGGCTGACGGGGCTGACCTGGCTGCGACGGGTGGGGCTGCCGCGTCTGCGTCGACCGCTCGGCTTCGCGGGCGGGCTCACCGCGGCGCTGGCGGCGGGGGATCTCGGGGTGATCGCGCTCTTCTCCTCGCCCGATCGCGCGACGTTGCCGCTCGTGCTTTACCAGCTCATGGGAAGCTATCGCATCGAGGAGGCGAAGGCCGCGGCGGTGCTGCTCGTGGGCCTGTCACTGGGGCTCTTCTGGCTGTTCGAGAGGGGATCGCGCGATGCGACTTGA
- a CDS encoding thiamine ABC transporter substrate binding subunit — MKTILAPALILAAAPAWAEPLTIYAPDYFASEWGPGPAIQAAFQETCACEIEYVTGDVLPRLRLEGARTRADVVIGLNTDDAERARATELFAPHNVDISDLTMPVEWTDATFVPFNWGHTAFVYDTTRTEAPASFQALLDAPDDLSIAIQDPRSSVSGLALALWITSVFGDDAEAAWAALAPKITTVTQGWSESYGLFTEGEVDMVLSYTTSPAYHIIAEDDLTKAAAIFPEGHYVMVETAAQVATTDQPELAQAFLDFILTPAFQSIIPTGNWSMPAKLDPADLPEGFATLPMPETALIYDAAEAEALRAGAVAAFEAGLGR, encoded by the coding sequence ATGAAGACCATCCTCGCCCCGGCCCTGATCCTCGCAGCCGCGCCCGCATGGGCCGAGCCGCTGACGATCTATGCGCCCGATTACTTCGCCTCCGAATGGGGCCCCGGCCCCGCCATCCAGGCGGCCTTCCAAGAGACCTGCGCCTGCGAGATCGAATACGTGACAGGCGACGTGCTGCCGCGTCTCCGGCTCGAAGGCGCGCGCACCCGTGCCGACGTGGTGATCGGCCTCAATACCGACGATGCCGAGCGGGCGCGCGCGACCGAACTCTTCGCGCCGCACAATGTCGACATCTCGGACCTGACCATGCCGGTCGAATGGACCGACGCCACCTTCGTGCCCTTCAACTGGGGCCATACGGCCTTCGTCTACGACACGACGCGGACCGAGGCGCCGGCCAGCTTCCAGGCCCTGCTCGATGCGCCCGACGATCTCAGCATCGCGATACAGGATCCGCGCAGCTCGGTTTCGGGTCTCGCGCTCGCGCTCTGGATCACCTCGGTCTTCGGCGACGACGCCGAGGCTGCATGGGCCGCGCTCGCCCCCAAGATCACGACCGTGACGCAGGGCTGGTCGGAATCCTACGGCCTCTTCACCGAGGGCGAGGTGGACATGGTGCTGAGCTACACGACCTCGCCCGCCTATCACATCATCGCCGAAGACGACCTCACCAAGGCCGCGGCGATCTTCCCCGAGGGCCACTACGTCATGGTCGAAACGGCGGCGCAGGTGGCGACGACCGACCAGCCCGAACTGGCACAGGCGTTCCTCGACTTCATCCTGACGCCCGCCTTCCAGTCGATCATCCCGACCGGCAACTGGTCGATGCCCGCCAAGCTCGATCCCGCCGACTTGCCCGAAGGCTTCGCGACGCTGCCGATGCCCGAGACCGCGCTGATCTACGACGCGGCCGAGGCCGAAGCGCTGCGGGCCGGGGCCGTGGCCGCGTTCGAGGCCGGGCTGGGCCGCTGA
- a CDS encoding MarR family transcriptional regulator translates to MSDDASSADQLAVALFSEMLTADQLVRARLSRALPKGMELSHFAVLNHLAQHPEERTPTELARTFHVTRGAMTNTLAKLEWAGHVHIRPDWDDARRKRVGISSSGKAAREAALAAIRPILTQAVRDVGEDRTRAAIPVLREMRIKFAGPDDGGD, encoded by the coding sequence ATGAGCGACGACGCCTCCTCCGCCGATCAGCTCGCGGTCGCGCTCTTTTCGGAGATGCTCACCGCCGATCAGCTGGTGCGCGCCCGCCTGAGCCGTGCGCTTCCGAAGGGCATGGAGCTGTCGCATTTCGCCGTTCTCAACCATCTCGCCCAGCACCCCGAGGAGCGGACCCCGACCGAGCTTGCCCGCACCTTCCACGTCACCCGCGGCGCGATGACCAATACGCTGGCCAAGCTCGAATGGGCCGGTCACGTGCATATCCGCCCCGACTGGGACGATGCCCGCCGCAAGCGCGTCGGCATCAGCTCGTCGGGCAAGGCCGCGCGCGAGGCGGCGCTGGCCGCGATCCGCCCGATCCTGACGCAGGCCGTCCGCGATGTCGGCGAAGACCGCACCCGCGCCGCGATCCCCGTCCTGCGCGAGATGCGGATCAAGTTCGCCGGCCCCGACGACGGCGGCGACTAA